TTTCCATATATCTGTCTGGATATTATTTTATTACCGCAAATATAGACAAAAAAGCGGAGGTGCTGATAACTATCAATGCAAAAATAATAATTAACAATGAAGTTCTTGGTATATGTTTGGTTAAATTTCGTTTTCTTTGACCCATGAATCAATAATTGTTAAATTTTAAAAAACTAAAAGCCATGGATCCATAACAGAATTTAAAATGAATTATTATCTTTGTGCCGTAAAACCACGGTACGAAATAATATAGCGCTTTTTTTGGCCTTTTAGTCGAATCCGCAAAATTCAAATCAGGAGGCCGAAGAATGGAAGCGCCCTTAGAAATAAGGGCGTGGACATTGTTCAATTCTCCTGAGAAGGCCCTTGCGGAGCCTGACTAAAGGGATAACGACAATCGTCCGCGCCTCTTTTTTATATCCCCGCGCATACTACGATTGCCCGTTACCGCACCGGGTTTCAGTTATCTGCAAACTTTCTTCTCTTTCAGCCGGCTTTGCCCGGAAATACCCGTTTAATTTAAATCGTAAACAAGACAATGAAAATCATTGAATTACCCCGTCAGAGGAAGGTAGGGTAAAAGAGGCGGCCGTCATGATGGTGTTTTACTGAGTTTTATTCAATCCTCAAATGTTAAGTAACAAATTCTTCGTTAAAAAGTAACCGCTTCTTAACATGTATCATTTTTCTTTGCGTCTCGATTGGAAATTTTAATTTGATTAACAAAAAAATTATGGTTAGAAGTAAATTGTCAAGTGTGTTTATAAGCTTGATTGTGTTATTTTGGGCTCTTTCAACAGGAGCCGTAGCACAAAACAGTGCCCTGAGGGGAACTGTGAAAGACATGGCCGGTATCCCTCTCATAGGGGTGAACGTGATTGAAAAAGGAACCACAAACGGAACGGTGACGGATGAGAGCGGGAACTTCTCGATCAACGTACCCGCAAACGCGACGATAGTTTTTACGTACATCGGTTTTTCAGCGCAGGAAGTTGTCCGGGATGGTACTTCTACAATGAATGTGGTTATGCACGAAGATGCGGAGCTATTGGATGAGGTTGTAGTGATCGGATACGGTACCGTGAGAAAAAGTGATTTGACGGGAGCTGTTTCGTCCATCAAAGGCAAAGAATTAACGACATACACCGTGCCCGATCCCATGATGGCATTGCAAGGGAAAGTGCCTGGCGTCTCCATATCCCAGAATACAGGAGATCCATCCGGAGATTATTCGATTCGTATCCGGGGTATCAATTCCATAAAAGGAGACAACTCGCCTTTGTTTATCATTGATGGCATTCCTGCCAGCACGTCATCCATCAATACGTATGATATAGAATCTATTGAAGTATTGAAAGACGCCTCGGCGAGCGCTATTTACGGATCAAGGGGGGCAAACGGAGTGGTTTTAATAACCACTAAAAAAGGAACAGATGAGAATCCCACGGTTTCTTATAATTTTGAATACGGGCAGCAATCGCAAATTAAGAAACTGGATCTGATGAACCTACAGGAATGGGCAAGGTTCTATAATGAATATCTGATAAATGCCAACATCCTTACGGAAAAACCGTTTTCTGACCAGGATATCGCCGCTATGGGAGAAGGCACCGACTGGCAAAGCCTGATGTTTAAAAATGCACCGTCGACACAGCATAATCTTGGAATATCGGGTGGTACAAACAAGTTGCAATACTTTGTAAGTGCTACCGCATTATCCAGAGACGGGTTGATTAAGAATAGCTCATATAGCAGATACAACCTCAGGTCAAATCTGAATATCCTTATAAGCCCTGTGGTTGAAACCAACGTACAACTGGGTTATTCCTCAATAGAGGGATTCAATCAATCCAATAGCGGAGGGCATGGCGGAAGCAGCATGATCGGAGCTGTTTATTCCGCGTCACCTTTATTCACTCCGTACGATGAAAACGGGAATTATAAAGACCTGAGATCCTGGTTTTCCTGGTCTTCACACGAAGTGAAGAACCCTATAAACATGGCGTACGAATCGACTTACAAGAATTCGACCAACTTGTCCAACTTGAATGCTTCGGTAACCTTTAAACCTTTTTCGGGATTTTCCCTGAAAGGAATTCTGGGGCTGGAAAGTTCCGACAGGAGATACGACGGGTATACCACTTCAAAATATATTTATCAAAATAACTCCGCCTCGGTAAATCACTATCGATATTCGAACCTCACCAATGAATTTATCGGCAATTATAATTTCAATGTGCTGGATGATAATTCGTTCAATGTGATGGGCGCATACACTTACCAACAGTACATCAGGCGGAACATTAACGCTTCAGGAAACAGTTTCATGTCAGATGTAACCTGGACAAACGACCTGGGGTCAGCCGGAACGATAAACACGCCCTCCACAGGTTACCAGCAATGGGTCATGAAATCTCTTTTGGGTAGGATCAATTACTCTTACAAGGGACGATATTTGTTGACGGCAAGCATCAGGGCAGACGGATCGAGCCGTTATTCGGAGAACAACAAATGGGGATATTTTCCGTCATTTGCTTTGGCATGGCGGGTTTCTGACGAGAGTTTCATGAAAAGTTTCGAAAACCTGTCGGATATGAAAATCCGCTTTGGATATGGAAAAACAGGCTCTACTGCCATTGCACCATACTCCACACAAAATTTGCTTTCATCGGGAAAGACGGCGACGGGTAACGGGAACTACACATTTTACGCGCCGGGCGGTGAATTTCCGGAAGATCTGAAATGGGAAACGACTTCCCAATGGGATATGGGGCTTGATCTGGGGTTTTTTAATAACAGATTTCGTATGACATTGGATTATTATTCGAAATTGACCACCAACCTCCTTAATACCGTGTTTCTGCCACCGTCGTCAGGATACAACTCAACCGTACAGAATATCGGCAGCATGTCAAATAAAGGGTTTGAGTTATTGTTGGAGGGAGACCTTGTTCAAACCAAAGATTTCGGATTTACCGCACAGTTCAATTTAAGTCACAATAAAAACAGGGTTGAAAAACTTTCCGATGGCCTTGATATCTTCGGCACAACCTACAATAGTTTCGGTTCCGGTTCAATCACCATTATACGGGAAGGATTGCCGATAGGATCATTTTATGTTTATAAGGATGCCGGATTTAACGAAAAAGGGTCGCTCACTTATCATGATTTTAACGAGGACGACAAACTCACGGATACAGAGGACCGCTATGTGGCGGGGTCTCCCCATCCCGACTTCATATATGGCCTTAATTGCGGATTCAGGTATAAACAAATGGAGTTGAGCTTTTTCCTGCAGGGGAGTCAGGGAAATGATGTTTTTAACCTTAGCGAGATGAGGAATTATAGTTACAGCCAGGGTATGAACATTGAAAGGGATGTTTATTATCACAGTTGGCGTGAGGGACAAGATAATTCCAACGCTCGTTATCCAAGAATAGAGTTGGTGGGACCGTTGAAATATTCCGACAGGTTTATTGAAGACGGGTCGTTCCTGAGATTGAAAAATATTCTTTTGGGTTACAACGTCCCGCCGATGACACTCAAGGATAAACGACTGTTTCAGGCGATAAGATTCTATGTCAGCTTGCAAAACTACCTGACACTTACAAAATATTCAGGATTGGATCCCGAGGTGAATTCAAAAGGAGGAGATATAAATTCGGGAATTGATCACTTCACTTATCCCAACAACAAAACCATCTCTTTTGGTGCCAATATCACATTTTAAAATCAGATTATGAAAAAAATAGTACTTTTATCCATCTTTGCATTATCGTTGCTGTGCTTATCTTCATGCTATGAGTCTCTTGACGAGGCGGATTATACTTATGCACTGGCAACATCCAATTTTTACAATACGACCAACGAGGCGAATGCCGCCGTTATGGCTCCCTTGAATATGATGCGTGGAGCTTATGACGCAAACTGGTTTGCCACACTTGAAATCAATACGGAATATTGTTATTCGAAAGGTGTCTACACGGGCTATTCCCCAAGGTATGAAGGATTGGTAAACGCTACCCATATAACAAGAATTGGCTCCAACTGGACGAACATCTACAAGGCAATTTTATATTGCAATATTGCTATTGACAGGCTTCCAGACGCCAATGCCATGACAGGACAGGAAATCAATGCCTTTATCGGTGAATTAAGGTTCTTGAGGGCGTTCAATTATTTTAATCTGGTCCGCCATTGGGGCGCGGTGCCTTTGCGAACGGAAGAGAATATGGAGATCTGGGACCTGAAAAAGAGTTCCGTGGAAGATATCTATGAATTCATTATTGATGATTTGTTGTTTGCGGTCAACAACTGTCCCTCAACCTCACGGATGATCGGAACCCCAAACCTGTATGCGGCAAAAGCGTTGCTTTCAGAAGTGTATATGTATACCAAGGATTACGCCAAATCGAAACAACTTGCCGAAGAGATTATCAACAGCGGCATATATGCTTTAG
This portion of the Petrimonas sulfuriphila genome encodes:
- a CDS encoding TonB-dependent receptor gives rise to the protein MVRSKLSSVFISLIVLFWALSTGAVAQNSALRGTVKDMAGIPLIGVNVIEKGTTNGTVTDESGNFSINVPANATIVFTYIGFSAQEVVRDGTSTMNVVMHEDAELLDEVVVIGYGTVRKSDLTGAVSSIKGKELTTYTVPDPMMALQGKVPGVSISQNTGDPSGDYSIRIRGINSIKGDNSPLFIIDGIPASTSSINTYDIESIEVLKDASASAIYGSRGANGVVLITTKKGTDENPTVSYNFEYGQQSQIKKLDLMNLQEWARFYNEYLINANILTEKPFSDQDIAAMGEGTDWQSLMFKNAPSTQHNLGISGGTNKLQYFVSATALSRDGLIKNSSYSRYNLRSNLNILISPVVETNVQLGYSSIEGFNQSNSGGHGGSSMIGAVYSASPLFTPYDENGNYKDLRSWFSWSSHEVKNPINMAYESTYKNSTNLSNLNASVTFKPFSGFSLKGILGLESSDRRYDGYTTSKYIYQNNSASVNHYRYSNLTNEFIGNYNFNVLDDNSFNVMGAYTYQQYIRRNINASGNSFMSDVTWTNDLGSAGTINTPSTGYQQWVMKSLLGRINYSYKGRYLLTASIRADGSSRYSENNKWGYFPSFALAWRVSDESFMKSFENLSDMKIRFGYGKTGSTAIAPYSTQNLLSSGKTATGNGNYTFYAPGGEFPEDLKWETTSQWDMGLDLGFFNNRFRMTLDYYSKLTTNLLNTVFLPPSSGYNSTVQNIGSMSNKGFELLLEGDLVQTKDFGFTAQFNLSHNKNRVEKLSDGLDIFGTTYNSFGSGSITIIREGLPIGSFYVYKDAGFNEKGSLTYHDFNEDDKLTDTEDRYVAGSPHPDFIYGLNCGFRYKQMELSFFLQGSQGNDVFNLSEMRNYSYSQGMNIERDVYYHSWREGQDNSNARYPRIELVGPLKYSDRFIEDGSFLRLKNILLGYNVPPMTLKDKRLFQAIRFYVSLQNYLTLTKYSGLDPEVNSKGGDINSGIDHFTYPNNKTISFGANITF